The genomic stretch aaattggttttgagACCAGACctcgtttctttttgttttttttcatgtgACATACTTGGCACATTGACAGATAAAGCTGTATTTCTTCCTTCGTAATATTGGCATATTTCTTTGACGTTTCGGCAAGCATTCTATCACGGCCACCGTGACCAACTGCCCCGTGAGCAGCATCGATAACATCGTACAGTTCATCTACCGTCAAATAGTACTTGATGTCTTGGTTTCTCTCACCGGCTGCCACCAATTTTTTTACTCCTCCGATGTCAATTACACCAAATCGTTTCAGGCGTCTCTGCTGCAACGGGGTCTTCTTATCTGTGTTTGCAGCAGTTTCGACTTCATTTATAAGTTGTTGGTACTTATCTTTTGTCAATACGTTGAAATGTGTTGATTTCTCGTTTTCACTTTGTAAAACTGTAGTCATGAATCTTTCTCTCCATTCTTTCTGGCTATGCCCACCACTAACAGAATCTTCCTCCATAGTCCCACCTACTAAAGTATACGTTACTTGTACCACTCTCTTAGCTCACTAACACTAATACTCCCACACGACACACTCCAAAGCACGGTGTAAAGCACAACGAACAACCAAATAACAACTAAGACAACTCATATTCGCACTCCACGCACAGCGGATACTGACTGAGAGAGTGAGCGGTAGGAGCAAACAATGTAATGCGACGAGCACGTCGAGACTTGCAACCCCCACCACCCGGCTGCTTGGGTTTGGCCTGACCTTGAACCCAGCCACATTAGTTTATCCGTTCGCTACCAGGCCAAACTAGTTCGGCCTAACAATTCTACCAGGCTGAACTAGTTTATCCTAACGCTATTAGGCCAAACCAGTTCAGCCTGTAATCAATAAGGCCAAACTAGTTTATCCTAGTGTGGTCAGGAAAAACTAGAACATCCTAGTCCAAACTAGTTTGTCCTAAAATCGGGTTTGTCCGGTAACATATATAAAGGGCCACGGATATCATAATTTCATAGATACATCATAACCATAGAATGATGCGAacgttgagtttagttccagttcaccttcctcttagtgcagcatctgaaatgtgatactgttacagacttgactcctgaaatctgaaatcattttcgtctgaagggatcaaaaacaagtcggcgacgaagaactaAGAAGCTGAAAACGAAACCCCCCCCCAATCGCTTCGACATCAGGGACAcccacattaaaaaaaagttatgcaaaagtgcaatataggtgaagaggtattcccATTGCCTTATCAAGTGCATAACTGAGTGTACTACGATGATAATCGTAAAGGACGGttgagcaaccgagttttctacgcAAAAGAAGGGggtgttaaaagttttatttaatgcaatagagtataatagtttgaattttctGTTACTACCCTTGTATCATGTACTACAGAAAAATGTTATGAACGTGTCTATtcaaccatacaaaattatgattcATTAGACCAGTTCATTCTCGGCagacagaaacaaaattttgcagTCCTTCGAGTAATATGATTAGGTAACTCTGAGCAAATACAATAGGTACAAATATTGGTATTAGCCAGAGTAAAATAAAGATATGATgatatacaaatattcatatatatatatatatatatatatatatatatatatatatatatatatatatatatatgattgtactcagttgaaaaacagttttgtttcttaaaataatttaaatgattcaatttagaattttaagaaGAATTAGGTGACTGTCCATAGTAGCTTTTAGACGCAATAACTAAAATTGcatgcttttattttattctattacacATTACGTAATTCTCGATAAAGCTTTAGAAATTAATCTCCCTCATTATGCTATTTTCTGTATAAACTAAACAATGGAACACAAAGTTGGTTTAAACTTCGATCTAAAGTAAGCATTTACTCTAAGACGGATAATGAATTAAGGCCTTTGTATTGCTTAAGAGCGCACTGGATTTGTAATTACAAGTGAGTTCCAATTAATGTTATTCCGATTGACTTGCGAACTTTTGTTTCATTGCAGACAAGTATTCTCTTGACTTTATCAAACACTAgcaaaatacaaaactattgaaGTGTGATTAGTTGGCCCTTATTCAAGTTCGATGAAGCATTTCTCAAACTTTCATAAATTACTTGCATTTCAAAAAATCAGAGTCTGGATTTGAACTGTATATGATGTGAATATTATAAGATACTtatgtaagtatttttatattaatatatctaaTTAATAAGTTCTAAGATTATTGAATAACAAATTTTAGGTTTACATGCAAATGATGAAAACTCTTATGGCTGAAACTGTAATAATTGAGTCTTGGTGTTGAATGTTTTCTTACATATTGCAGTTTATATAATgtattggaaattaatttaatttaatttaagtatattatggaacacaaacacacacgcccacgcacacacacacacacacacacacacacacacacacacacacacacacacacacacacacacacacacacatacacatatatatatatatatatatatatatatatatatatatatatatacgtacgcAATATACTTCAGGAATGCATAAATACTGTCTTGTATACGAGCTCGTATATTGtaaaagtagatagtaatatggcagTTCTTGTTTACTTTTAGGATAGTCCGTAAATCAACCTAAAAACTGATCAAAGGACCATAAACCGCTCTTGCATACATTCTATGTCAAAGTACAATAAATCAGAAAATCTCAGCTGATTTAATGATAAATCCTTCTAACCCATTTACGaccactgtcgacatttgtcgacgTTTTACTTTAACTATCGCAAAAACAGCCTAGTCGGTTCCGCCCGGCAGTTAGTATGTTTTTTTGGTTAGGTTGGCATCCCTGCCATGCCGCGACAGCTGCGACCGGTAGTAGTGAACGATACTGTGATTGCCaggtttgaggttatgttactcTGCACATTTTATGATATCTTTGTTGAATTCGTAAGTAgttttaacaattcatttttacatttagattccAGAACTACCTTATAAAGTTAGATAAAGAgctaatttatagtaatatatcaGTAGATAAGGTAAACTACATTTATAACACAGGTCTAGTGTGACGTAAACATTGATGTAGACAAATGTCGACAGTGTGGGCATAATCGATTACATGGTCATGGTTACAGGTAATGTCGGCAAATGTCGACAGTGAGCGCAGACGGTTACGTGTTGGTATCTGTCATTCCATCTTTGTTTTTTCGTTTTAGGCTGACCATAGAACAAATAACTTCTTTTTTAGAAGACACAACTGACGTTGTAAAGGCTACGATATTCATGAAGCCTCCAGTCAACGCACTGCAGAGCGATCGAGATAGTGACGATGAGGACCCTTCgagaaacataaataaactttccGGCAGCCAACTAAGGGCTGGGGCAGAGTTCGTTTTTGTGAGAAGATAACCCAAAATGGAATTGACGTTTACTTATCTGTTGACGAATCCATGGTGCCCTACTACGGAAGACATGGAGCAAAGCAGCATATCCACGGAAAACCTATCCGCTTTGAATATAAAGTTTGGGTTCTCGCAAGAAGACTAGGCTACATCGTTCAAGGAGAGCCGTATCAAGGCAAAGTCCGGAACATCAGTCCCAGGACTAGGCGTTGGAGGATCAGTGGTCATTGATCTCATAACAGAATTGCCTAAAGACAGGAAGTACAGTTTATTCTTCGACAATGTTTTTACTTCGTTCCGTCTGTTGGAGGCGTTGAAAAAGGAAGGCCACGAGTGAACTGGTACATTACAAGCTGACAGAGTGGAGAAAGCTCCCCTTCCAGAACCAGAAACCGTAACTAAAGAAGAACAAGGATCATACTACCAACTTACTGACCTAGAAACTAAAATCACGTTTGTCCACTACAATGACAACAGTGTGTTCACTATCGCATCTACTGTTGCTGGAGCTAAGCCTCTTGGCAAAGCGAAGCGGTGGTCAAAtgaacataaaaaacatatttatgtggATCAACCTGCCTGTATTGTCTTGTACAAGACTTATATGGACGGCGTTGATCGTTTGGATGAAAACATTTCCATATACCGCATCAATGTCAGATCAAAAAAATGCTATTGGCCAATGATATACATGCTCAGTGTATTGATGAACAATGCTTGGCTTATTTATCGAATGACCCCTAAAGGCAAGGAAAAAAAGTTGGATTGCCTTTCTTTTACAAGGTATGTAGTCCAAAGTTACATGGCAACCTACAAAACAATCAGACCGGCAGCAGGACGACCAAGTTCAAAAGATGTAACAAGGGTTATCCCAGACGTCCGCTTCAGCGGTAATCAATTTTTAGCTTCCTCTGCTACGCAAAAAATATGTGGTCACTGTGGCAAAGCGACCAGGAAAATTTGTGAAACTTGTAAGGTTGGCTGTCACGTGTTGTGTGACAAGGTATTCCACTCAAGGGCACAATAGGTTTGTCGGCTACAACAGTAG from Homalodisca vitripennis isolate AUS2020 chromosome 2, UT_GWSS_2.1, whole genome shotgun sequence encodes the following:
- the LOC124355622 gene encoding piggyBac transposable element-derived protein 3-like — its product is MVPYYGRHGAKQHIHGKPIRFEYKVWVLARRLGYIVQGEPYQGKVRNISPRTRRWRISADRVEKAPLPEPETVTKEEQGSYYQLTDLETKITFVHYNDNSVFTIASTVAGAKPLGKAKRWSNEHKKHIYVDQPACIVLYKTYMDGVDRLDENISIYRINVRSKKCYWPMIYMLSVLMNNAWLIYRMTPKGKEKKLDCLSFTRYVVQSYMATYKTIRPAAGRPSSKDVTRVIPDVRFSGNQFLASSATQKICGHCGKATRKICETCKVGCHVLCDKVFHSRAQ